In Passer domesticus isolate bPasDom1 chromosome 7, bPasDom1.hap1, whole genome shotgun sequence, one genomic interval encodes:
- the LOC135304322 gene encoding V-set and immunoglobulin domain-containing protein 4-like isoform X1, with amino-acid sequence MGEVGWIVLFVMTFISCNAFLDLSSVHQVTGTWMGSTTVPCTYVPSEDFTQQTLSWSLERDSSTSTIFRRDDSGDHILLSKFRGRVSVPKHSPGDASLHIQNLEIPDSGHYTCQIIWRSRDNSLTTREVTTIVKVVKVAATKPIIRAAGPGLTLPAGASTRLSCEAGGSPPISYRWFRAGPAGRAEPLGSGAELAWRSLRPSDSGTYFCEAHNRAGAGAAQRSDAVQLTVTDVPTTTVALQRNVGTTGGHHSTTGQEDSSDMEHSVTDPVPTTRVSRMDTDPVPTTRVSRMDTAPVGPFTGTGSPLLYGLPAALGGAALGALLAAALGCWRRRRKDEPLYEVAFRRTADVALLHPEVEVPAKCLQEETCSSTEKTTMKDRKSPEYENLVTAMESQYETEGI; translated from the exons ATGGGAGAAGTTGGGTGGATAGTGCTGTTTGTGATGACTTTCATCAGCTGCAATG cctTCCTGGATCTGTCCAGTGTCCACCAGGTCACGGGCACATGGATGGGATCCACCACTGTACCGTGTACCTATGTGCCTTCAGAAGATTTCACACAGCAAACGCTCAGCTGGAGCCTGGAGCGGGACTCCAGCACCTCCACCATCTTCCGGAGGGACGACTCTGGTGACCACATCTTGCTGTCCAAATTCCGAGGCCGAGTCAGCGTCCcaaagcacagcccaggggatgccTCACTCCACATTCAGAACCTTGAAATACCTGACAGTGGACACTACACTTGTCAAATCATCTGGAGGTCTAGAGATAACAGCTTGACAACAAGAGAAGTGACCACTATAGTTAAAGTTGTCAAAG TGGCAGCCACCAAGCCCATCATcagagcggcggggccggggctgacgCTGCCGGCCGGGGCCAGCACCCGGCTGAGCTGCGAGGCCGGCGGCTCCCCTCCCATCAGCTACCGCTGGTTCCGGGCCGGCCCGGCGGGCAGAGCCGAGCCCCTGGGCAGCGGGGCTGAGCTGGCCTGGCGCAGCCTGCGGCCCTCGGACAGCGGCACGTACTTCTGCGAGGCGCACAACAGGGCTGGGGCCGGCGCCGCGCAGCGCAGCGATGCCGTGCAGCTGACGGTGACAG ATGTGCCCACAACAACCGTGGCCTTGCAGAGGAATGTGGGAACCACGGGGGGACACCACTCAACCACAGGTCAGGAAGACAGTAGTGACATGGAGCACTCAGTGACAG ATCCAGTCCCAACGACACGGGTGTCCAGGATGGATACAGATCCAGTCCCAACGACACGGGTCTCCAGGATGGATACTGCTCCAGTGGGGCCTTTCACAGGCACAG GTTCCCCGCTGCTCTACGGGCTGCCGGCCGCGCTGGGCGGCGCCGCGCTGGGCGCGCTGCTGGCGGCGGCGCTGGGCTGCTGGCGGCGGCGGAGGAAGGACG aaccTCTCTATGAAGTTGCTTT CCGCAGAACTGCAGATGTCGCCCTGCTGCACCCTGAGGTGGAAGTCCCTGCTAAGTGCCTGCAGGAGGAAACGTGCTCCAGCACTGAAAAGACCACCATGAAAGACAGGAAAAGCCCTGAGTATGAGAACCTTGTGACTGCAATGGAATCTCAGTATGAAACAGAAGGAATTTAG
- the LOC135304322 gene encoding V-set and immunoglobulin domain-containing protein 4-like isoform X2 → MGEVGWIVLFVMTFISCNAFLDLSSVHQVTGTWMGSTTVPCTYVPSEDFTQQTLSWSLERDSSTSTIFRRDDSGDHILLSKFRGRVSVPKHSPGDASLHIQNLEIPDSGHYTCQIIWRSRDNSLTTREVTTIVKVVKVAATKPIIRAAGPGLTLPAGASTRLSCEAGGSPPISYRWFRAGPAGRAEPLGSGAELAWRSLRPSDSGTYFCEAHNRAGAGAAQRSDAVQLTVTDVPTTTVALQRNVGTTGGHHSTTGQEDSSDMEHSVTDPVPTTRVSRMDTDPVPTTRVSRMDTAPVGPFTGTEPLYEVAFRRTADVALLHPEVEVPAKCLQEETCSSTEKTTMKDRKSPEYENLVTAMESQYETEGI, encoded by the exons ATGGGAGAAGTTGGGTGGATAGTGCTGTTTGTGATGACTTTCATCAGCTGCAATG cctTCCTGGATCTGTCCAGTGTCCACCAGGTCACGGGCACATGGATGGGATCCACCACTGTACCGTGTACCTATGTGCCTTCAGAAGATTTCACACAGCAAACGCTCAGCTGGAGCCTGGAGCGGGACTCCAGCACCTCCACCATCTTCCGGAGGGACGACTCTGGTGACCACATCTTGCTGTCCAAATTCCGAGGCCGAGTCAGCGTCCcaaagcacagcccaggggatgccTCACTCCACATTCAGAACCTTGAAATACCTGACAGTGGACACTACACTTGTCAAATCATCTGGAGGTCTAGAGATAACAGCTTGACAACAAGAGAAGTGACCACTATAGTTAAAGTTGTCAAAG TGGCAGCCACCAAGCCCATCATcagagcggcggggccggggctgacgCTGCCGGCCGGGGCCAGCACCCGGCTGAGCTGCGAGGCCGGCGGCTCCCCTCCCATCAGCTACCGCTGGTTCCGGGCCGGCCCGGCGGGCAGAGCCGAGCCCCTGGGCAGCGGGGCTGAGCTGGCCTGGCGCAGCCTGCGGCCCTCGGACAGCGGCACGTACTTCTGCGAGGCGCACAACAGGGCTGGGGCCGGCGCCGCGCAGCGCAGCGATGCCGTGCAGCTGACGGTGACAG ATGTGCCCACAACAACCGTGGCCTTGCAGAGGAATGTGGGAACCACGGGGGGACACCACTCAACCACAGGTCAGGAAGACAGTAGTGACATGGAGCACTCAGTGACAG ATCCAGTCCCAACGACACGGGTGTCCAGGATGGATACAGATCCAGTCCCAACGACACGGGTCTCCAGGATGGATACTGCTCCAGTGGGGCCTTTCACAGGCACAG aaccTCTCTATGAAGTTGCTTT CCGCAGAACTGCAGATGTCGCCCTGCTGCACCCTGAGGTGGAAGTCCCTGCTAAGTGCCTGCAGGAGGAAACGTGCTCCAGCACTGAAAAGACCACCATGAAAGACAGGAAAAGCCCTGAGTATGAGAACCTTGTGACTGCAATGGAATCTCAGTATGAAACAGAAGGAATTTAG